In Neofelis nebulosa isolate mNeoNeb1 chromosome 10, mNeoNeb1.pri, whole genome shotgun sequence, one DNA window encodes the following:
- the LOC131488262 gene encoding glutathione S-transferase P, whose translation MPPYTIVYFPVRGRCEAMRMLLADQGQSWKEEVVTKETWLQGPLKASCLYGQLPKFQDGDLTLYQSNAILRHLGRTLGLYGKDQREAALVDVVNDGVEDLRCKYAALIYTNYEAGKKEYVKALPGHLKPFETLLSQNQGGQAFIVGDQISFADYNLLDLLLIHQVLAPGCLDSLPLLSAYVARLSARPKLKAFLASPEHVNRPINGNGKQ comes from the exons A TGCCGCCCTACACAATTGTCTACTTCCCGGTCCGAG ggcgcTGTGAGGCCATGCGCATGCTGCTGGCAGACCAGGGCCAGAGCTGGAAGGAAGAGGTGGTGACCAAGGAGACCTGGCTGCAGGGCCCGCTCAAGGCCTCCTGT ctgtaCGGGCAGCTCCCCAAGTTCCAGGACGGAGACCTCACTCTGTACCAGTCCAATGCTATCCTGCGACACCTGGGGCGCACGCTTG GGCTATACGGGAAGGACCAGCGCGAGGCAGCCCTGGTGGACGTGGTGAATGATGGGGTGGAGGACCTTCGCTGCAAATACGCCGCCCTTATCTACACCAACTAT GAGGCAGGCAAGAAGGAATATGTGAAGGCACTGCCGGGGCACCTGAAGCCTTTCGAGACGCTGCTGTCCCAGAACCAGGGGGGCCAGGCCTTCATCGTGGGCGACCAG aTCTCCTTCGCAGACTACAACCTGCTGGACCTGCTGCTGATTCACCAGGTCCTGGCCCCCGGCTGCCTGgactccctccccctgctctcggCCTATGTGGCGCGCCTCAGCGCCCGGCCCAAGCTCAAGGCCTTCCTGGCCTCCCCTGAGCACGTGAACCGTCCCATCAACGGCAACGGGAAGCAGTGA
- the NDUFV1 gene encoding NADH dehydrogenase [ubiquinone] flavoprotein 1, mitochondrial — MLAARRLLSGSLPARVSVRFSGDTTAPKKTSFGSLKDEDRIFTNLYGRHDWRLKGAQSRGDWYKTKEILLKGPDWILGEVKTSGLRGRGGAGFPTGLKWSFMNKPSDGRPKYLVVNADEGEPGTCKDREIIRHDPHKLVEGCLVGGRAMGARAAYIYIRGEFYNEASNLQVAIREAYEAGLIGKNACGSGYDFDVFVVRGAGAYICGEETALIESIEGKQGKPRLKPPFPADVGVFGCPTTVANVETVAVSPTICRRGGAWFASFGRERNSGTKLFNISGHVNHPCTVEEEMSVPLKELIEKHAGGVTGGWDNLLAVIPGGSSTPLIPKSVCETVLMDFDALVQAQTGLGTAAVIVMDRSTDIVKAIARLIEFYKHESCGQCTPCREGVDWMNKVMARFVKGDARPAEIDSLWEISKQIEGHTICALGDGAAWPVQGLIRHFRPELEERMQRFAQQHQARQAAS, encoded by the exons ATGCTGGCGGCACGGCGGCTGCTCAGCGGGTCGCTCCCTGCGCGGGTGTCTGTGCGTTTCAGCGGCGACACG ACAGCACCCAAGAAAACCTCATTTGGCTCGCTGAAAGATGAAGACCGGATCTTCACCAACCTGTATGGCCGCCATGACTGGAG GCTGAAAGGTGCTCAGAGCCGAGGTGACTGGTACAAGACAAAGGAGATCTTGCTGAAGGGGCCTGACTGGATCCTGGGTGAGGTCAAGACATCCGGCTTGCGGGGCCGTGGCGGTGCTGGCTTCCCCACTGGCCTCAAATGGAGCTTCATGAATAAGCCCTCAGATGGCAG GCCCAAGTACCTAGTCGTGAACGCAGATGAAGGGGAGCCGGGCACCTGCAAGGACCGGGAGATCATTCGCCACGATCCCCACAAGCTGGTGGAAGGCTGCCTAGTTGGGGGCCGGGCCATGGGCGCCCGTGCTGCCTACATCTACATCCGAGGGGAGTTCTACAACGAGGCCTCCAATCTGCag GTGGCCATCCGAGAGGCCTATGAGGCTGGTCTGATTGGCAAGAACGCCTGTGGCTCCGGCTACGATTTTGATGTGTTTGTTGTGCGTGGGGCCGGGGCCTACATCTGTGGGGAGGAGACGGCGCTCATTGAGTCCATCGAGGGCAAACAGGGCAAGCCCCGCCTGAAGCCGCCCTTCCCTGCTGATGTGG GAGTGTTTGGCTGCCCCACAACCGTGGCCAACGTGGAGACGGTGGCTGTGTCCCCCACCATCTGCCGTCGTGGGGGTGCGTGGTTTGCCAGCTTTGGTCGTGAGCGCAACTCGGGCACCAAACTGTTCAATATCTCTGGCCACGTCAACCACCCTTGTACTGTGGAGGAGGAGATGTCTGTACCACTGAAGGAGCTGATTGAAAAGCATGCGG GGGGTGTCACAGGTGGCTGGGACAACCTCCTTGCTGTGATCCCCGGCGGCTCATCCACACCACTGATCCCCAAGTCCGTGTGTGAGACGGTGCTGATGGACTTTGACGCGCTGGTGCAGGCGCAGACGGGCCTGGGCACGGCTGCTGTGATTGTCATGGACCGCTCG ACGGATATTGTGAAAGCTATCGCCCGCCTCATTGAGTTCTACAAGCACGAGAGCTGTGGCCAGTGCACCCCATGCCGCGAGG GTGTGGACTGGATGAACAAGGTGATGGCCCGCTTCGTGAAGGGGGACGCCCGGCCGGCCGAGATCGACTCCCTCTGGGAGATCAGCAAGCAGATAGAGGGCCATACCATCTGTGCCCTGGGTGATGGAGCCGCCTGGCCCGTGCAG GGCCTGATCCGCCACTTCCGGCCAGAGCTGGAGGAGCGGATGCAGAGGTTCGCCCAGCAGCACCAGGCCAGGCAAGCTGCCTCCTGA